The following is a genomic window from Desulforhopalus sp..
TGCTTCAGGGCGAAGATCCGGATACAATTGCCGTAGAGGAAAGCCTATCCCGGAGCATCCTTGATTATGACGGACTTCGCCGATTTCAAGTCCCTGAAGATCTCTGGCCCCACGATGCGGTAGTGATCAATCGGCCGGTTTCCCTATGGAGCCGCCACAGAAATGTCCTGATTCCGACGATCGCAGCGATTATTATTCTGCTGGGCTTGTCATCGATGCTTCTCGGTACAGTTATCCGGCTGCGGCGTGCCAAGAAGACCATTCGTAAAAGTGAGGAGAAATATCGCGTTCTTTTCAACTCATTTCCCCTTGGCATTACCGTTTCCGATCAGGATGGGAAAATTGTCGAAACCAATGCCATGGCCACCACCTTATTAGGTGTACCCAAGGAAGAACACGAAAAACGGCAGATCGATGGCGCCGAGTGGCGTATCATCCGCCCGGACGGCAGCCCCATGCCGGTTGCTGAATATGCAAGCACTCGGGCGCTGCAAGAGAAGCGGTTGGTGGAAAATGTCGAAATGGGAATCGTTAAACCCGGTGCGGAGATCACCTGGATAAACGTAACGGCAACACCGCTGAACCTGGAGAAGTACGGCGTAGTCGTCACCTACGTCGATGTCACTGCGCGGCGAAGTATGGAGGCGGAAAACAGGCGCTTCAAGACTATTTCCGACAACTCGGTTTACGGCAAGGCGATTGCCGATCTGGAAGGTCAAGTGCTGTATGTAAACCGGATTTTTGCCAATATCCATGGATATGAACCGGAGCAACTGCTTGGCAAACATCTGTCGGTATTTCACAGCCGGGAACAAATGGCAGCCGTTGACCGTCTCAATGCTGCCATGATCCGGGAAGGGTACTTCCCGACCACGACCGTTTGGCATCGTCACCTGGATGGCAGGGAGTTCCCGATGCTGATGAGCGGTGTCCTAATCAAGGACGATTACGGCAATCCCCAGTGCATCGCTGCCTCGGCCATCGATATATCCGCGCAACACCAGGCGGAGCAGGCCGTTATTCAATCGAATAAGCTCCTGCAAACCATAATAAATACAGCTCCCATGCGAATTTTCTATAAGGATAGAGAGTTGCGCTATATTGGCTGTAATGACGCCTTTGCCAGGGATGCGGGAGTTAGGAGTCCAGAGGATCTCGTCGGCAAAGATGATTATCAGCTGGCCTGGAAGGAACAAGCGGAGTTGTATCGAGCCGACGACCTTCATGTTCTTGAATCCGGCATGCCTAAGCTCTTCTACGATGAACCGCAGACGACGCCGGAAGGAAAGCAGATATGGCTTCGCACTTCAAAAGTTCCGCTCCTGGGTGACGCCAATGAAATCATCGGTGTCCTTGGTATGTATGAGGATATCTCCGATTGGAAAAAGGCAGAAATCGACAATTCGAGATTATTGTTACGGCAGCGGGCAATATTGGATAATTTGCCGATGATGGCATGGCTCAAGGATACCGAAAGCCGTCTGGAGATGATAAACGAGCCCTACGCTCTTACCTGCGGCCATACAATCGATGAATGCATTGGTAAAACCGATCTCGATTTATTTCCGGAAGAAATGGCCAAAGGCTTCATGGCCGATGATCTTGAGGTTTGCCGCTCCGGCCGGAAAAAGCAAACTGAAGAAAAGATATTTTCCCCCGAGGGCATTAAATGGCACCTCACTTATAAAACCCCAATTTACGATGAACACGGATTGGTCATAGGTACAACAGGGATTGCCCAGGATATCACCGAGCGCAAGCAGGCGGAGGCGGAGCGGGAGAAACTCCAGGCCCAGCTGCAGCAGGCCCAGAAGATGGAGGCCATCGGCACTTTGGCCGGAGGCATCGCCCATGATTTTAACAATATTCTCGGAGCCATCCTCGGCTATGCGGAGATGGCCCAGGAGGACAGCCCAGCCGGGTCGATACTGAGAAACGATATTGACCAGATTGTTACAGCAAGTCACAGGGCTAAAGAGCTTGTAAAACAGATCCTCGCCTTCAGCCGCCAGGCGCAGATAGAGCGTATTCCTTTGCAACCTGCTTTAATTATAAAAGAAACCTTGAAGATGCTGCGTTCTTCGCTGCCGTCGACCGTTACCATTCAGCAGGATATCGACCAGGAGGCGGGACCCCTTCTCGCCGATCCGACACAGATCCATCAAGTAATGTTAAATCTGTGCACCAACGCCTTCCACGCCATGGAGGAAGGCGGTGGCATTCTGAGTATTTCCTTGAAAAACCGGGAGCTTACCCGTGAGGATCTGGCAAGTGAGCCGCACGTCCATCCGGGGCGTTTCGTGCAGCTGTCAATCGGCGACACCGGCCCGGGGATAGCGCCGGAAATCATGGAAAAAATATTTGATCCGTATTTCACCACAAAAGAGGTGGGTAAAGGAACCGGCATGGGGCTGGCCATCATCCATGGCATAACCAAGAGCTACAAGGGCTTTGTCAGCTGTCACAGTACCCTCGGTGAAGGGACGATTTTTCATGTGTTTCTGCCGGTTGTTGCCGACCCGGCGCTACTCGAAAGCGAGTCCGCATCACTTGATCTCACCCAACTTGGCAATGAGCGGATTCTTTTTGTTGACGATGACGAGATCCTGGCGGAAATGGGCAAAGGTATGCTGGAGCGCCTCGGCTACCGTGTGACCGTCAGAAGAAACAGTCTTGAAGCATTAAACACCTTTCACAATCAGCCGGATCAATTCGATCTGGTCATCACCGATCAGACAATGCCGGGCATGACCGGCAGCGATCTGGCCCGGCGCATGTTGCAGATTCGGCCCGGGATGCCGATCATTCTCTGTACCGGTTACAGCACCCTCCTCTCGGAAGACAAAGTCAAATCGCTGGGGATTAAAGGCTTTGCCATGAAGCCGCTGGCCAGAAAGGATATCGCAATGCTTATCCGGGAGGTACTTGCCGGAAGCGTATAGACAGGCAATCCATCCGTGTCATGCAAATGATCTGCAAACTGGAGAAGTGTCCGCCCTCGAAATACCTTGCTTTTCCCGGCGTTTTTCTTTATCTGAGAAGCCAACTATGACGCAATAATGCTTTTATGACATCGCCTGCAGGTGGCGGGTTCTTCTTGTTTTTTTGTTGCTATACCGCAAGGGCCGGTTTCGTTTGAGCAGACAATCAGCTCAGCTCAGCTTTATCCTGCCGGCATGCGTCCTGGTGGCGCTGTTATTTGTTCGAGTGGACAGCACCCCGCTTTTTCTCCCACCAACGTCTATCCAAGGAGGACACCATGGCCGTTCATGTTGCCGATCATCCGCTGATTAAGCATAAGCTGGGCCTTATGCGTCAGCATGATATTTCCACCAAAGACTTTCGCGATCTGGCATCAGAAGTTGCCAGGCTCCTGACCTACGAAGCAACCAAGGGCATGGAGACCCAGAAAAAGACCATCCAGGGCTGGGCCGGACCGGTTGAGGTGGAGGAGATCAAGGGCAAAAAGATCACCATCGTGCCCATTCTCCGCGCCGGACTTGGCATGATGAACGGTGTCATTGATATGATTCCTTCCGCCAAGGTCAGCGTTGTCGGCTATTACCGCAATGAGGAAACCCTCATGCCTGTTGAATATTACGTGAAAACAGCCTTGAATATCGAAGAGCGCACCGCCCTCATTCTTGATCCGATGCTGGCAACCGGCGGCACCCTCCTGGCCACCATCGAAACCCTGAAGAAAGCCGGCTGCAAGACCATCAAGGGACTGTTCCTGGTGGCCGCCCCTGAAGGCATTGCCAAGATCACCGCCGCCCACCCTGATGTCGACATCTATGTGGCGGCAATCGATGAGCGATTGAACGAAGTAGGGTACATAATACCCGGGCTGGGCGATGCCGGAGATAAGATTTTCGGCACCAAGTAGCCAATACAGGTCAATACCATTATACAGAAGGAGAAATGTGTTATGTCTAAAAAGAAGCTTGCCACTGATTACTGCTTTCGACTCAGTGACAGCCTGCTGGGGGCCCAGATGCTCTTCGTGGCCTTCGGCGCCCTGGTACTGGTTCCGATCCTGACCGGGCTCGATCCGAATGTCGCCCTGTTTACGGCAGGTCTTGGAACCCTGGTTTTCCAGGTAATCACCAAGGGAAAGGTGCCGGTTTTCCTGGCTTCCTCCTTTGCCTTTATCGCACCGATCATTTACGGTGTCCAGGCCTGGGGCATTCCGGCCACGATGTGCGGTCTGGCTGCAGCCGGTGTCGTTTATTTGATAATTAGTCTTCTCATCAGTATCTTTGGCTCGGATGTGCTGCAGAAAATTCTGCCGCCGATTGTTACCGGACCAGTGATTATGGTTATCGGTCTGGTGTTGGCGCCGGTGGCCGTCCATATGGCCATGGGTCGGACCGGAGATGGTTCCGCATGGCTGGTGCCGGAAAAAACCGCCATGATCATTGCCGGCGTATCGCTTGTCACCACCGTGTTGGCCTCGCTGCTTGGACGCGGCTGGCTGAGGCTCATCCCGATTCTCTGCGGTATTATCGCCGGGTATGCCACCTCATGGGTGCTCGACATAAGCGGATTCACCGCCTCGGCGCAAACTGCTTTCGTCGCCGGTGATCTCCAGGGTCTGAAGAACTTGACCGCTCCGGCGCTCATCTCCATGCAGCCGGTGGCGGAAAAGGCATGGCTGGCCATGCCTGCTTTTACTTTTCCCGAGTGGCGCTGGGAGGCAGTGCTTTTTATCGTGCCGGTGGCAATCGCCCCGGCGATTGAGCATGTCGGCGATATCCTGGCGGTGTCGTCAATTACCGGTAAGGATTATGTGAAGGATCCCGGTATCCACAAAACCATGCTCGGTGACGGCATTGCCACATCGATCGCCTCGCTGCTCGGAGGTCCGCCGAACACTACCTATTCAGAGGTAAGCGGCGCGGTGGCGCTGACTAAGGCCTTCAACCCGGCGATCATGACCTGGGCGGCGCTGTGTGCCATCATGCTCTCCTTTATCGGCAAGATCGGTGCTCTTTTGGCCACCATTCCAGCACCGGTAATGGGCGGCATCATGATCCTTCTTTTTGGTATGATCACCGTTGTCGGTATCAACACCCTGGTGCGGGCCGGTAAGGATCTCACTACGCCCCGCAATCTCATCATTGTCGCGGTAGTTCTGGTTTGCGGGATTGGCGGCATGAAGTTTTCCGCCGGCAGTTTTGCCATTGAAAAAATTGGTCTTGCCGGCATTCTCGGCTTGCTTCTCAACCTGATCCTGCCCAAGGAAAGAGCATAGGCTTGTACCCATCCCGTCTATATGCCGGATAGTCCGGCATATAGACGGGGCCTTGCCCTGTGAATACTCGTTTGGAAATAACACCACAATTGCCGAATTACTCCCCCTCGCGACAGCCCAAGGCGCAAGGCGGCCGCATCCATGTCTCCCCGATCTCCGGGGTAGCCGTCAAGTCAGTCGCCGGTCCCTGAATTATAAAATTCACCGTCAACGGCAAAGAGGCTGTTGGTTTCCTGATACCTGTTGCCGGGCAAGATGATATTTTTTTATTTTCCAGTTGATATGCTGGTTGATTCCACATCCTCTAGAAAAATTTGAGAACAAATACTATTCTTCTCCTGTAAATTATGAGATAAAGCTGAGTAGAGTAGCTTGTCTGCTCAAACGAAACCGGCCCTTGCGGTATAAAGAAGGGAATTCCAGCCGGAATTGATCACCGGCTGTCTTCTAAAAGGCTTTTTCGAGGCAGCCAACAATAAAGAGAGAACTTGAGGTGCACCCATGTTGACCGAAAAATATGAGAAGTTCCGAAGAAAGATTGCCGGTAGCATTGCCGCAAAAAATATTATCACCGATCCCCTGCGGACCATAACCTACGGCACCGATGCCAGTTTTTACCGGCTGGTCCCGAAGATCGTCATCAATGTCGAAAACGAAAAGGAGGTGCAGCTGATCCTCCGCGAGGCGCACAAACTGAAGCTGCCGGTGACCTTTCGCGCCGCCGGCACCAGCCTTTCCGGGCAGGCGGTCACCGACTCCATCCTGGTGCGGCTGGGCCAGGGCTGGCGCCGCTACCGGGTATTTGATAAGGCCATGAAGATCCAACTGGAGCCGGGGATAATAGGCAGCCATGCCAATGCCATCCTGGCCGAGTTCGACCGCAAGATAGGGCCGGATCCGGCCTCGATCGACAGCGCCAAGATCGGCGGCATCCTCGCCAACAATGCCAGCGGCATGTGTTGTGGGATAGAACAGAACAGCTACCAGACCCTTGATTCGATGCGGGTGGTCCTGGCCGATGGTACCGCCGTTGATACCGCCGAGGACAAAAGCCGGGCGGAGTTTGCCCGGACCCACGGCGCCATCCTTGAAAAACTCACAAAACTGCGGCAGCGGGTGCTGGATGATGAGCAGCTGGCCGAGCGCATTCGTTATAAGTTTAAAATTAAGAACACCACCGGCTACAGCCTCAATGCCCTGGTCGATTTTGCCGACCCCTACGACAT
Proteins encoded in this region:
- a CDS encoding PAS domain S-box protein; amino-acid sequence: MTLIILCLSVLIFSGDALAERNQPNILVLNSYHQGENWTDNEIAGIFSELLTQYPTLVPLVETLDTKRYPSPAHLDFLKDYLLRKYQDRRIDLIIALDNPALNLIIQNPNELFPDVPVVFAGINGFHPQMLVGRKKITGVVERQDVAGTVKMALAMHPEVSRVLAIHDYTASGLAVRQETETALAQFAGKLQISYSADLPFDALREELQEMPDNGLVLILSYVTDKAGRIFTREESTRLITSLSSAPVYAMHETRLGFGILGGLLLEGKEHGRQAARLAFRVLQGEDPDTIAVEESLSRSILDYDGLRRFQVPEDLWPHDAVVINRPVSLWSRHRNVLIPTIAAIIILLGLSSMLLGTVIRLRRAKKTIRKSEEKYRVLFNSFPLGITVSDQDGKIVETNAMATTLLGVPKEEHEKRQIDGAEWRIIRPDGSPMPVAEYASTRALQEKRLVENVEMGIVKPGAEITWINVTATPLNLEKYGVVVTYVDVTARRSMEAENRRFKTISDNSVYGKAIADLEGQVLYVNRIFANIHGYEPEQLLGKHLSVFHSREQMAAVDRLNAAMIREGYFPTTTVWHRHLDGREFPMLMSGVLIKDDYGNPQCIAASAIDISAQHQAEQAVIQSNKLLQTIINTAPMRIFYKDRELRYIGCNDAFARDAGVRSPEDLVGKDDYQLAWKEQAELYRADDLHVLESGMPKLFYDEPQTTPEGKQIWLRTSKVPLLGDANEIIGVLGMYEDISDWKKAEIDNSRLLLRQRAILDNLPMMAWLKDTESRLEMINEPYALTCGHTIDECIGKTDLDLFPEEMAKGFMADDLEVCRSGRKKQTEEKIFSPEGIKWHLTYKTPIYDEHGLVIGTTGIAQDITERKQAEAEREKLQAQLQQAQKMEAIGTLAGGIAHDFNNILGAILGYAEMAQEDSPAGSILRNDIDQIVTASHRAKELVKQILAFSRQAQIERIPLQPALIIKETLKMLRSSLPSTVTIQQDIDQEAGPLLADPTQIHQVMLNLCTNAFHAMEEGGGILSISLKNRELTREDLASEPHVHPGRFVQLSIGDTGPGIAPEIMEKIFDPYFTTKEVGKGTGMGLAIIHGITKSYKGFVSCHSTLGEGTIFHVFLPVVADPALLESESASLDLTQLGNERILFVDDDEILAEMGKGMLERLGYRVTVRRNSLEALNTFHNQPDQFDLVITDQTMPGMTGSDLARRMLQIRPGMPIILCTGYSTLLSEDKVKSLGIKGFAMKPLARKDIAMLIREVLAGSV
- the upp gene encoding uracil phosphoribosyltransferase translates to MAVHVADHPLIKHKLGLMRQHDISTKDFRDLASEVARLLTYEATKGMETQKKTIQGWAGPVEVEEIKGKKITIVPILRAGLGMMNGVIDMIPSAKVSVVGYYRNEETLMPVEYYVKTALNIEERTALILDPMLATGGTLLATIETLKKAGCKTIKGLFLVAAPEGIAKITAAHPDVDIYVAAIDERLNEVGYIIPGLGDAGDKIFGTK
- a CDS encoding uracil-xanthine permease family protein — protein: MSKKKLATDYCFRLSDSLLGAQMLFVAFGALVLVPILTGLDPNVALFTAGLGTLVFQVITKGKVPVFLASSFAFIAPIIYGVQAWGIPATMCGLAAAGVVYLIISLLISIFGSDVLQKILPPIVTGPVIMVIGLVLAPVAVHMAMGRTGDGSAWLVPEKTAMIIAGVSLVTTVLASLLGRGWLRLIPILCGIIAGYATSWVLDISGFTASAQTAFVAGDLQGLKNLTAPALISMQPVAEKAWLAMPAFTFPEWRWEAVLFIVPVAIAPAIEHVGDILAVSSITGKDYVKDPGIHKTMLGDGIATSIASLLGGPPNTTYSEVSGAVALTKAFNPAIMTWAALCAIMLSFIGKIGALLATIPAPVMGGIMILLFGMITVVGINTLVRAGKDLTTPRNLIIVAVVLVCGIGGMKFSAGSFAIEKIGLAGILGLLLNLILPKERA